One genomic region from Salvia hispanica cultivar TCC Black 2014 chromosome 2, UniMelb_Shisp_WGS_1.0, whole genome shotgun sequence encodes:
- the LOC125208659 gene encoding uncharacterized protein LOC125208659, translating to MAPKFLPLRWESTGDQWWFASPIDCAAANGHYDLVRELLHLDPNLLIKLTSLPRIRRLESVWDDEFSGVSKCRSAVARELLRDCENGAHNSLIRAGYGGWLLYSAAAAGDLEFVKELLERDSLLVFGEGEYGITDIFYAAARGGAAEVFRLIFDSAMAEKGRRGEVSPVFKWEMMNRAVHAAARGGAAAVLEELLGDGEDVLGFRDSLGSTVLHAAAGRGQIQIVKNLISSYDIIDSEDDRGNTALNVAAYRGHLAVMKVLVSASPSSAMRTNNCGDTFLHMAVAGFHTPSFRRVDRQMELMREIVGGDLVRIEEIVNVQNNDGRTALHMAVVENIQSDVVEMLLSVRYIDVNLADGDGNTPLDLLKQRPRSASSEILIRRLVSAGGVCGREDGAVRSAHLRMRGIGGSPGTSFRIPDAEIVLYTGFEHGAYYSSELVSADCGYSDENLSTPRPSSSKLKKSSSMTSATSRLKIMLRRGRRRSVGVSSPSIDSGCSTESRGIQRSTKNCPVSLREQFSTPSNKRILSVQESVLSPSSKKKFGVGLPHNARQVLPKSNLGSPCSALSHSSWSSPVVSVDFGSAGPSSLNESPYFNEEPVKMKLKKRSSFNLGLMNNYFCFGGHGLAIENSIKAQGRRMEKQRSLVDVV from the exons ATGGCACCGAAATTCCTCCCTCTGAGATGGGAGAGCACCGGCGATCAATGGTGGTTCGCTTCCCCCATCGACTGCGCCGCCGCCAACGGCCACTACGACCTCGTCCGTGAGCTCCTCCACCTCGACCCCAATCTCCTCATCAAGCTCACCTCGCTCCCCCGAATCCGCCGCCTCGAATCCGTCTGGGACGACGAGTTCTCCGGCGTCTCCAAATGCCGGTCGGCCGTCGCGAGAGAACTCCTCCGCGACTGCGAGAACGGGGCCCACAATTCCCTAATCCGAGCCGGCTACGGCGGCTGGCTCCTCTACTCCGCTGCCGCGGCGGGGGATTTGGAATTTGTGAAGGAGCTCTTGGAGAGGGACAGCCTCTTGGTCTTCGGGGAAGGGGAGTATGGGATCACGGATATCTTCTACGCCGCCGCGCGCGGCGGCGCCGCGGAGGTTTTCCGGCTGATTTTCGATTCCGCGATGGCGGAGAAGGGGAGGCGCGGGGAGGTCTCGCCGGTTTTCAAGTGGGAGATGATGAATCGGGCCGTCCACGCGGCGGCGAGAGGCGGCGCCGCCGCGGTGCTGGAGGAGCTTTTGGGTGATGgtgaggatgttttgggatTTAGGGATTCGCTGGGCTCCACCGTGCTCCACGCCGCCGCCGGCCGAGGCCAAATTCAG ATAGTAAAAAACTTGATATCCTCCTACGACATCATCGACTCCGAGGATGATCGAGGCAACACGGCGTTGAACGTCGCGGCCTATCGCGGCCATCTAGCCGTGATGAAGGTGCTCGTCTCGGCCTCGCCTTCGTCTGCAATGCGCACCAACAACTGCGGCGACACCTTCCTTCACATGGCGGTCGCGGGCTTCCACACGCCGAGCTTTAGGCGTGTGGACCGGCAGATGGAGCTGATGAGGGAGATAGTTGGTGGAGACCTCGTACGAATCGAAGAGATCGTCAATGTCCAAAACAACGATGGCCGAACTGCTCTGCACATGGCTGTGGTTGAGAACATTCAATCTGATGTTGTTGAGATGTTGCTTTCGGTTAGGTACATAGATGTGAACCTTGCTGATGGTGATGGGAACACTCCTCTTGATCTTCTCAAGCAACGGCCGAGATCGGCCTCGTCTGAGATCTTGATCAGGAGGCTGGTCTCGGCCGGAGGGGTGTGCGGGCGTGAGGATGGCGCGGTGAGGAGTGCTCACTTGAGGATGCGTGGGATCGGAGGAAGTCCCGGGACTTCCTTCCGGATCCCGGATGCGGAGATCGTGTTGTACACCGGGTTCGAGCACGGAGCGTACTATAGCTCCGAGCTCGTGAGCGCTGATTGTGGCTACTCGGACGAGAATTTGTCCACGCCTCGACCTAGCTCGTCCAAGCTCAAGAAATCGAGTTCTATGACTAGTGCAACGAGCCGTCTCAAGATCATGCTCCGCCGAGGCCGGCGGAGAAGTGTCGGTGTCTCGTCTCCGAGCATCGACAGTGGCTGTTCCACCGAGTCACGCGGAATCCAACGGAGCACGAAAAACTGCCCTGTTTCGCTCAGAGAGCAGTTTTCAACGCCAAGTAACAAGAGGATTCTGTCTGTGCAGGAGAGTGTTCTTAGTCCTTCCTCGAAGAAGAAATTTGGTGTAGGGTTGCCACACAATGCTCGGCAGGTGCTTCCGAAATCGAACCTCGGTTCGCCATGCAGTGCCTTGTCCCATTCGTCGTGGTCGTCTCCGGTCGTGAGTGTCGATTTTGGTAGCGCAGGGCCCTCGAGCTTGAACGAGTCCCCCTACTTCAACGAAGAACCGGTCAAGATGAAGCTGAAGAAGCGTAGCTCGTTCAACTTGGGGTTGATGAACAACTACTTCTGCTTTGGTGGTCATGGCCTCGCGATCGAGAACTCGATCAAAGCGCAAGGACGAAGAATGGAGAAACAGCGAAGTTTAGTTGATGTGGTGTAG